The following proteins are encoded in a genomic region of Ailuropoda melanoleuca isolate Jingjing chromosome 10, ASM200744v2, whole genome shotgun sequence:
- the ASF1A gene encoding histone chaperone ASF1A, translating to MAKVQVNNVVVLDNPSPFYNPFQFEITFECIEDLSEDLEWKIIYVGSAESEEYDQVLDSVLVGPVPAGRHMFVFQADAPNPGLIPDADAVGVTVVLITCTYRGQEFIRVGYYVNNEYTETELRENPPVKPDFSKLQRNILASNPRVTRFHINWEDNTEKLEDAESSNPNLQSLLSTDALPSASKGWSTSENSLNVMLESHMDCM from the exons atggcaAAGGTTCAGGTGAACAATGTAGTGGTGCTGGATAACCCTTCTCCTTTCTACAACCCGTTCCAGTTCGAGATCACCTTCGAGTGCATCGAGGACCTGTCTGAAG ACTTGGAATGGAAAATTATCTATGTGGGCTCTGCAGAAAGTGAAGAATACGACCAAGTTTTAGACTCTGTTTTAGTGGGCCCTGTTCCCGCAGGAAGGCATATGTTTGTATTTCAG gCTGATGCACCTAATCCAGGACTCATTCCAGATGCAGATGCAGTAGGTGTAACAGTTGTACTAATTACATGCACCTATCGAGGTCAAGAATTTATTAGAGTTGGCTATTATGTAAATAATGAATATACTGAGACAGAACTAAGGGAAAATCCGCCAGTAAAACCAGACTTTTCTAAG cTTCAAAGGAACATTTTGGCATCTAATCCCAGAGTCACAAGATTCCACATTAATTGGGAAGATAACACAGAGAAACTGGAAGATGCAGAGAGCAGTAATCCAAATCTACAATCACTTCTTTCAACAGATGCATTACCTTCAGCATCAAAGGGATGGTCCACGTCAGAAAACTCGCTAAATGTCATGTTAGAATCCCATATGGACTGCATGTGA